A region of the Mytilus trossulus isolate FHL-02 chromosome 11, PNRI_Mtr1.1.1.hap1, whole genome shotgun sequence genome:
ATTTTGTAACctaatttcaattgaaaaactagaaaatgtaaataattctATTAAAGTAAGATATAATAATATATGTCAAGTTTTGAGACATCCCCCAAGCATTGAGAGAGATATCATCGGAAATTATCAAGGCAATGTAGAAAGTACACATAAACTGGCACCTCAATAGACTACAGGGGATAAACCAGTCGGTAATATCTACATccttcagttaaaaaaaaaaactataatctAATCGTCTGAGAGGAGATATGCTCAGTCATTTTAAGTAGTTTTAAAAAGTGCTTCTGCGTGTATTAACAGGACGAATGCAGGGGGTACAAGTGGTCTAAATGCCTACATATTCTTCTTCTGATATATACCCCACATCAGTGTTTTTACAAGGAATGTATAGTGGATTGTTAATAAAGAGAATATTTGACAcacatttcaaatgataaactgGTACTGGAATTTACTTGATGCCACAATGTGTCattcatataacataaaaattagTTAATTATGTTTAAATCGTACCGTTAGTTCTTCGTTAATTATTTACTAACGGTAGGAAGAAATTAAAAGCTtaggaaataaaaataacacCTGCAAAGGTAGATAACCCGATAATTTTTATGTAACtgaacatgttttattgatcGATCgagacaaaattattttatatttcttactATGTGACGTTTATATTTTCTGACGTCATACACGCGTAGCAATGTATGTGGATTTTTAGATTTGATGTatgctttttgtgcttttaagttaaatatttgtttgttttgagattgtaaCACAACGATGACTACTGTACCCATATTGTGACTATATtgcctattgtgtctgttttgttcacacatcgtgtAAATAtgatggaatttgatgcgactgtcatacaagtgagaggtttagcgctataaaacccggttcaatccaccattttctacatttgaaaatgcctgtaccaagtcaggaatttgacagttgttgttcattcgtttgatgtgttttgtcatttgattttgccatttgattagggacatAATACTATAGGACACCCATATTCCCGCCTAAGAAATGCCCGCGCAGTACTAACTAAAgacttatatataattactatcCAACCAGTTCTTCAAACTTGTTTTACAAACTTGTCCTACAAACCACAGTTACTAAAGATAGAAATAAATAAGGGAAAACCCAAATATAACGgaatagaaataaatttaatagagaattagaaaaaaatggtttaacAAACTGATATCAATGATTTCAAGTGAGAAAAAGTACTGGACGTTCAGGTTATTCAGTCTTATGCAATTTAGAGCTAAGTTTCCCGTCCGATCaatcaaaaatctaattaaatCAACATCAACATTATTGACACCAAATTGATCAATGTTTACTAATTTAAACTGATGTGAAATGATAATTTAACGTCTGTGACATTAACATATCAcactattgaaatatatttattaaaatgaaacactGAACACGTCTAAATTGTCTGCACGATAAAAACGTTTGACCCCATATAAGGTTATTTTGCTTCAGCACTTCTGTATTGATTAATATTTCGCTATTACgaactttttaatatatatagctttctaaaaaagaggggcgaaagatattAGAGGGAGAGTCAACctcatagataaataaactgataacgccatggcaaaaaaaaagaaaatgacaaacagacaaataatagtacacaagacacaacatagaaaaacaaaaaccaagtaacacgaaccccatcaaaaattagaatgatctcaggtgctccggcaAAGCTATCGTAATGCTCATATAGAAGCAGTAGGaagacatgtatatttttatatcctTTCAATTCAGCTGTCCTTAAAAGGATGTCgttttatttgcaaattaaaGCAGCTTACTTGtagatttttaataaaagaatttaGTCACctgttgaatttgtttttatttctgctTTGTTGTGCATACAAATTGAACATCTATTGTGGACGTTAACAATATTTTGCATTCCacttctttaaaaacaaatacaatttgaagTTTAAATGTAGACTAAGTCCTAGTTAATTTTGGTTtcctatttcaatatttttcgcGCTATAAACATCaaacagatatttatttatactaatttaacaaaacaaaacattattatgTTTCTAGgtgtacaattatttttgaattataccctgttttttactttgtttatcatctcaaaagaaatatatgaaaagtcgcttcaatgatttataaagaacaataaacaaaaatctaagCTCGCTGGCATAAgcaattttaaaaaacttttgaaaaaaggtgtatttatataactaacAAATATCCAAACAGTGAGTAAAATAtagtttataatattttgtcatGCACTTGTTCATTTGAAGCATAGAGAGCgttatttattctaaaacattAAAACCAATTGTCTGGAAAGTTTCTCTTGATTTAAACAATGTACAAATATTGTATTGATGTTTTTTCCCAGATGCGAAATGTCATCATACATcttcataattatataaattttgaatcatatGTGTCGAGAAAGTCATTAGTCAAACACAACTCGTACAAACAGGGTGTATAAACTCATAAAAAATCTCTAAGCTTAACATAATAGGTTTAAAAAAAGAGGCTtgatttatatgataaaatCCTAATATACTAATTCCGTATTTCTTCCTAAACAAAGCGGCAGTAAAACGGCAGCTTCCTCTGGCAAATTAAACCTTTAAACAATAACTACGATACCAAGAATGGGGGTGGGGGCAATAGAAAGGCCGCATAATGTTTGTGTTCATTTGTTGATTAAATAATTTTCCGTTTGCGCACaacttttgattacatttgtgCGCATTTACTTTACAGGTATACTCAGGTAAAAATGAAggttatataaataaagataatataaaaatataaaaatatataaatatgactctaatttattaatattcacaaaacatatgactctaatttattaatattcataaagcaTATGACTATAAgttatcatttgttaaataaaatcaCTCGAATGTAATGATGTTTGCGCGCAAATGTAGTTTTAACGCTCGCAAACGTAATGCAATAAATTGAAAGCTAACCTCCGATTGATTTGCCTATTCCATTATGTCCATATGAAAACATAAATGTCTATGGTTTAAACACTTTACGAAACTGACTTCTCAAATTTTTGAATACTTTCGATTAAGAATAGTGATTATCAtatggtatatttttatattagtagAGACACTCTTTAGCTTAGCTGGTTAATTGCATTGATATTGCATGTACAGGGGTAGCCGAGTGGTCTTAGAAGTATTCAAATGGTATCACTAGTCTTTCAAGAGTGAGGTTGTGAATTCTTCGTGTCGAAGGTCGGCAGTTCActtaaaacattattattattattattattattatagtaCAGTATTTATAACAGcgcattatataatattattaacCAGTTAGTATAATTATAAGCTTAACTGTCCTATCATTATAATAGGTGTCAATACATTATTTTACCCAAAATAGTCACCCCGGTCCATTATGACTTTTACCCGGTCCATTATGACTCATATCCGGTCCATTATTGATTTGTTGCCAGTCCTTTATGAGCACGTGCAATAATGttgaaaaaccaaaaaaaaatggctgACATCAGTGTCCGCTTCgatttcaattttatgttttgaaaagaTCTGTGCAACTTTTCTGTGGAATTACCTACAAGTCCAGGACTGCGTAACTTCTTTTAGCAACATTTTGCGTGCAATATTTAGAACCGGAACTCTATAGACGCAGACGACAGTACAGTATGGCAGGCCTTGTTCCTGCAAAAATATCGGACAGATACGCCAAGAATGGCGAAGACATGCTTGATGTTTTGTCTCATGACATAATGAGGTACGAAATGCTTGCAGAGAAGGAGACGTTCGACGCTCTTACCTCCGTCCTGCAAGGGGAACAATCCCATGACAATGTCGAGCTACATGAAATCGAAGTAAACCGCTTGAACAATGACAACAACAACAATGACGAAGGTGATCCGACGGAAACACACGAGCAGCGTGACACAGGAAGCAGTAGATTTAGATCAGTTTCCAATGAGGACACAGACGAATTTCTCaggaaaaatgtaaataaaaacacgGACTACAAAACAAGATCAGATGTTAAAACTTTCTACACCTGGGCACAGCAAGTAGGAGAGTTTAGAGAGCTGCAGATGATTCCGTTTAAGGAACTAGATGCTATTTTAGCCCGGTTTTACTTAGGttagtttaaaagttttttacTTCAACTTAAAGACTCCTAAAAATATGTTACTATGGTAatgatttttgataaaatagatTTGTACATGCTTTAGCCAGCTTCGTGACGGCTTACGGATAGGAACATGTATACTGAATTTTTTAGTCTGTCCAATATCATTCAGGacatcttgtttatattttgtaatatcagtctgtccgtcctaTACTAACTTTTGAATTTCAGCTGAAGTTACGCTTGTATGTAGGCTGAATCCTTGCAAACAGCTAGTCAGATCttcattgaattttgtacacccattcaaaataagaaaatgaaaatgaaaattcaatacaAGTTAACAATTTCATAGCACAATTTACCGTGTGAGACATCTGTGTTTTCTTGTTGATATCAATTGATTTttgtatgatacatgtatattttttgtatttcatgtaaattttgtaCATACAGAGTGAGGATACAGGCTGAATGGGGTTAATGttcactttttttatgtttctattTAAAGGTGTAAGGAACAAAGAGGGACAGGAGTATGAACCAGACACGCTTACAGGATTCCAGAATAGTATTGAGAGACAcctgaaaaacaataaagttgtAGTGGATTTGAAAAGAAATGACGATTTCAGCCATTCAAGAAAGGTGCTCGAGGCCAAAAGAAAGCAATTGAAACAAGAGGGAAAAGGGAATAAAAGAAATAGAGCTGAACCTATAGACACACAGGAAATCCAAAATCTTTATGACAAACAGCTGCTTGGTTCAggtttcattaatttatttttacaaatgtacatttttgtacatcaCAATAGATACTGAATATtggatttcaatatttaaaaaaacatggtgctatatcaattttgatgaaaGTTTTGGGATATAACAGATTTAGTGTCATACAGGAGACATTGTACTGCATTTGTACAAATAGCATGAATATAGTTTTTGATTTTcctacaaacatgacaaatgaaTGTCAAGATAAATTaggttaaaaaattaaatggaatgaagctaattaaaaaaattgttttgtttttatatcctGTCACACAAAGTGGCAAGGTATAATGTGATTTCATTTGAGTGtccgtctgtccatccgtctgtcCCCCGACGGTTTCCTGATGATAACTTGAGAACAGATTGACCGATTCCAATGAAACTTTGTACTGTTGTTAAGCATGATTAAAAAAACAGGCTAAGCTAAGtttgattttcagaaaaatctgtTTACTGGTTTCGGAGTAAGACCATTTAATCTCTGGATAGTGccctatttttaaatttatcattgtttattttcagcTAATCCCACGTCACTACTAAACACAGTCTGGCTCAACAATGGTGTTTTCTTCGGATTCAGAGGTCGTCAGGAGCATGCATCCCTCCTTCTTGGAGACCTTACTATGAAGCAAGACTCCAATGGGAAAGAATATGTGGAATTTAATGGTTAGTTCATAGCACATGTTGTGCACATATGGTacacaaaattttcatttacattgcAGTTTATCAGAGGTAATTTTAATAACTTGTTGGGgcatataattttattcatgtCTGTTTCTCCTTACGCCTGATA
Encoded here:
- the LOC134690998 gene encoding uncharacterized protein LOC134690998 → MAGLVPAKISDRYAKNGEDMLDVLSHDIMRYEMLAEKETFDALTSVLQGEQSHDNVELHEIEVNRLNNDNNNNDEGDPTETHEQRDTGSSRFRSVSNEDTDEFLRKNVNKNTDYKTRSDVKTFYTWAQQVGEFRELQMIPFKELDAILARFYLGVRNKEGQEYEPDTLTGFQNSIERHLKNNKVVVDLKRNDDFSHSRKVLEAKRKQLKQEGKGNKRNRAEPIDTQEIQNLYDKQLLGSANPTSLLNTVWLNNGVFFGFRGRQEHASLLLGDLTMKQDSNGKEYVEFNERTTKTRTGAKSSDYRAVAPKMFEQKENPNCPIKMLKLYISKRPADLQNDPSSKFYLRPLDKPKEDVWYSHQCIGKNKLGTMMKTMAEAAQLYGRKVNHSTRKTFATSLLHSERPPTEVAQLGGWKGISTLTHYNFPSMKQQDQASNIISNVVIPPCSSNQNETAPENSDKDTSDCPEYDIHIVSSQEKTLDIHYDKENDSELSMFEKPSQASSIVNNSKSNMIANRKDCSNPFSILTGAVINGGVINLNIFSGKRKRDDFSSSQES